Proteins encoded in a region of the Candidatus Saccharimonadia bacterium genome:
- a CDS encoding response regulator yields the protein MAKILLVEDDTILVEMYQAKFELEGHSVKVATNGEECLAVLKEFQPELILLDILMPKLNGFHVLKEIKKQPDLRQIPVILLTNLGQAEVDMNQELAKALGVNDYLIKSHHTPDEVVQKAVKVLGATGHKAAASDK from the coding sequence ATGGCAAAAATTTTACTGGTCGAAGACGACACCATCTTGGTCGAGATGTACCAAGCCAAATTTGAACTTGAAGGCCACAGCGTCAAAGTAGCCACCAACGGCGAAGAATGCCTAGCCGTACTCAAAGAATTCCAACCCGAACTCATTTTGCTCGACATCCTCATGCCCAAGCTCAATGGCTTCCATGTGCTCAAAGAGATCAAGAAGCAACCCGACCTGCGCCAAATTCCAGTCATTTTGCTCACCAACTTGGGCCAAGCCGAAGTCGACATGAACCAAGAGCTCGCCAAAGCTTTAGGGGTCAACGATTACCTCATCAAGAGCCACCACACGCCCGACGAAGTCGTCCAAAAAGCCGTGAAAGTGCTCGGCGCGACTGGACACAAAGCCGCCGCCAGCGACAAATAG
- a CDS encoding NUDIX hydrolase, whose amino-acid sequence MDAVDPRLDAICNSLYRVAVKAVIIRDHKILLVKERDDEWWSLPGGGIDHGETPAEALIRELAEELGLAPADIKTDGRVILATAGAVVGGIPKANLFYRVNVAIEHIHPSTADVEKSGWFTATELATLYLSPSAGDVNSHLVGLLTEA is encoded by the coding sequence GTGGACGCCGTTGATCCGCGCCTCGATGCCATCTGCAACAGCCTGTATCGGGTGGCTGTCAAAGCCGTCATCATCCGCGACCACAAAATTCTGCTTGTCAAAGAGCGCGACGATGAGTGGTGGAGCCTACCGGGCGGCGGCATTGACCACGGCGAAACCCCGGCCGAGGCCCTCATCCGCGAACTAGCCGAAGAGCTCGGCCTCGCCCCCGCCGACATCAAAACCGACGGCCGCGTCATCCTGGCCACCGCCGGCGCCGTTGTGGGCGGCATCCCCAAAGCTAATTTGTTTTATCGCGTCAACGTTGCCATCGAGCACATCCACCCCAGCACGGCCGATGTCGAAAAATCCGGCTGGTTTACGGCCACCGAACTCGCCACGCTTTACCTCAGTCCGTCAGCCGGCGACGTCAACAGCCATCTTGTTGGCCTTCTGACCGAAGCCTAA
- the recO gene encoding DNA repair protein RecO has translation MPSKPAYQTQGIVIGRTNFGEADRVVRFLTAGYGKVSAVAKGVRKIKSRSGGHLELFGEVNLMLIAGRNLDTVTSARLLWYPHDFVSHYDRLELAFIIARTVDRLTEPGQPTPGLYELTREALGALDDGPSDIVLIELWFKLRLLDVLGYRPELGACIICGQQSAETTYAFSTERGGIVCHADSNPLDTPMSTEQIKFWRLLSDYPYQTIAHIADAPALATATLSLCNTFYEHHLSYSFLATSTFDKNDKK, from the coding sequence ATGCCCAGCAAACCCGCCTACCAAACCCAAGGCATCGTCATCGGCCGCACCAACTTTGGCGAAGCCGATAGAGTAGTGCGGTTCCTCACCGCAGGCTACGGCAAAGTCAGCGCCGTGGCCAAAGGCGTACGCAAGATCAAATCGCGCTCCGGCGGCCATCTCGAGCTCTTCGGTGAGGTCAATCTCATGCTCATCGCCGGCCGCAATCTCGACACCGTCACCAGCGCACGCCTCCTATGGTATCCCCACGATTTTGTCAGCCACTACGACCGGCTCGAGCTAGCCTTCATCATCGCCCGCACCGTCGACCGTCTCACCGAGCCAGGGCAGCCCACCCCCGGCCTCTACGAGCTCACGCGCGAGGCCCTAGGCGCCCTCGATGACGGCCCCAGCGATATCGTGCTCATTGAGCTCTGGTTCAAGCTCCGCCTGCTCGATGTGCTCGGCTACCGCCCAGAGCTGGGCGCCTGCATTATCTGCGGTCAACAATCCGCCGAGACCACCTACGCCTTCAGCACCGAACGCGGCGGCATCGTCTGCCACGCCGACAGCAACCCGCTAGACACCCCCATGAGCACCGAGCAAATCAAATTTTGGCGCTTGCTTTCCGACTACCCTTACCAAACCATAGCGCACATCGCCGATGCGCCCGCCCTCGCAACCGCTACGTTGAGTCTTTGTAATACATTTTACGAACACCATCTCAGCTATTCATTCCTCGCAACATCAACTTTTGACAAAAACGATAAAAAATGA
- a CDS encoding glycine--tRNA ligase, producing the protein MATSHPTPSLETIVALAKRRGFIFQGSDIYGGLAGTWDYGPYGTLLKNNLKTLWWSHFVTEREDMYGLDSAILMNPRVWEASGHTGAGFADALVEDLGTNKRYRADHLLEDAGVEDVAELTMAQMSLKIRELGLKSPEGNELSEARTFNLMFSTQAGPVDDTSAKVYLRPETAQGMFVNFKNVLDSIHPKLPFGIAQIGKNFRNEITPRDFIFRVRELEIMEFEYFVREGDWEKIFDELHQLTLAWYERIGLPASAIHELDVPAADRAHYSKKTIDFEYEFPIGTKEIGGLAYRTDFDLTNHMKHSGVDLTYLDSATGERFVPHVIEPTFGLDRNVLAVLTAAYREEAVGEGDTRVVLGLKPALAPIKIAVSPLLRNKPELMDKAREVFKTLKARYGSVMFDDNGNIGKRYRRQDEIGTPLCVVIDFDTLSDHTVTVRHRDTMEQTRVKIADLPTKLDNQLEAF; encoded by the coding sequence ATGGCCACATCTCACCCCACCCCTTCGCTCGAAACCATCGTCGCGCTCGCCAAGCGGCGCGGTTTTATTTTTCAAGGCTCCGATATTTACGGGGGGCTGGCCGGCACCTGGGACTACGGCCCCTACGGCACGCTGCTCAAAAACAACCTCAAGACCCTCTGGTGGAGCCATTTCGTCACCGAGCGCGAAGACATGTACGGCCTCGATAGCGCCATCCTCATGAACCCCCGCGTGTGGGAGGCCAGCGGCCATACCGGCGCCGGCTTTGCCGATGCGCTCGTGGAAGACCTGGGGACCAACAAACGTTACCGCGCCGACCACCTGCTCGAAGATGCCGGCGTCGAAGACGTTGCCGAGCTCACCATGGCGCAAATGAGCCTCAAAATCCGCGAGCTCGGCCTCAAAAGCCCCGAGGGCAACGAGCTCAGCGAAGCCCGCACCTTCAACCTCATGTTTTCCACCCAAGCCGGCCCCGTCGACGACACCTCCGCCAAGGTTTACCTGCGCCCCGAAACCGCCCAGGGCATGTTCGTGAATTTCAAAAACGTTCTCGATTCCATCCACCCCAAATTACCCTTTGGCATAGCCCAAATCGGCAAAAACTTCCGCAATGAAATCACCCCCCGTGATTTCATTTTCCGCGTGCGCGAGCTTGAGATTATGGAGTTTGAATACTTCGTGCGGGAGGGGGACTGGGAAAAAATCTTCGACGAGCTCCACCAGCTCACCCTCGCCTGGTACGAGCGCATCGGCCTACCGGCATCCGCCATCCATGAGCTCGACGTCCCCGCCGCCGACCGCGCGCATTACTCCAAGAAAACCATCGATTTTGAATACGAATTCCCGATCGGCACCAAAGAAATCGGCGGCCTGGCCTACCGCACCGATTTCGACCTCACCAACCACATGAAGCACTCCGGCGTCGACCTCACGTATTTGGATTCAGCCACCGGCGAGCGCTTCGTGCCCCACGTCATCGAGCCCACCTTTGGCCTCGACCGCAACGTGCTAGCCGTACTCACCGCCGCCTATCGCGAGGAGGCGGTAGGGGAGGGGGACACCCGCGTCGTGCTGGGGCTCAAGCCCGCCCTCGCCCCGATCAAGATCGCCGTCAGCCCGCTCCTGCGCAACAAACCCGAGCTCATGGACAAAGCCCGCGAGGTCTTCAAAACCCTCAAAGCTAGGTACGGCAGCGTCATGTTCGACGACAACGGCAACATCGGCAAACGCTACCGCCGCCAAGACGAAATCGGCACCCCCCTGTGCGTCGTCATCGACTTCGACACCCTCTCAGACCACACCGTCACCGTCCGCCATCGCGACACCATGGAGCAAACCCGCGTCAAAATTGCCGATTTGCCCACCAAACTCGATAACCAATTGGAGGCGTTTTAA
- a CDS encoding gluconeogenesis factor YvcK family protein produces MAAVTGPKVVVIGAGTGTFTILTALKYYARDITAIVNMSDDGGSTGILRDELGALPPGDVRQCLVALSESDQKLRDLFNYRFDEGTFGGHSFGNIFLSALEKTTGSFADAVKTAGEILNISGHVVPVTLSNVKLVLTKASGEVVKGEYQIVGHDFDSNRPQLSLEPNAQLNPEAKTAIEAADIVVIAPGNLYTSLAPTLIVSGMSEALAKTRAKLVYISNLVTKPGQTDGFKVDDYVREIERFIGSKTVDYVIYNSHKPSDELLRRYAKAGEFAVEFDPEAFKKHHAQAIGEDLVSAAIPQLKPSEQLIPRTLIRHDSDKVARLIMRVYFS; encoded by the coding sequence ATGGCTGCTGTCACGGGCCCTAAAGTCGTCGTCATCGGTGCCGGTACCGGCACGTTCACCATTCTCACTGCACTCAAATATTACGCTCGCGACATCACCGCCATCGTCAACATGTCCGACGATGGCGGCTCCACCGGCATTCTGCGCGATGAACTCGGCGCCCTGCCGCCCGGCGACGTCCGCCAGTGCCTCGTGGCACTGAGCGAATCCGATCAAAAACTCCGCGATCTTTTCAACTATCGCTTCGACGAGGGCACCTTCGGCGGCCACTCGTTTGGCAATATCTTCCTCAGTGCCCTCGAAAAAACCACTGGCAGCTTCGCCGACGCGGTCAAAACCGCTGGCGAAATCCTCAACATCTCGGGGCACGTCGTGCCGGTCACCCTGTCGAACGTCAAGCTTGTGCTCACCAAGGCTAGTGGGGAAGTCGTAAAAGGAGAGTACCAAATCGTGGGGCACGATTTCGACAGCAACCGGCCCCAGCTTTCGCTCGAGCCCAACGCCCAGCTCAACCCCGAGGCCAAAACCGCCATTGAGGCCGCCGACATCGTCGTAATCGCCCCCGGCAACCTCTACACCTCGCTCGCACCCACGCTTATCGTCAGCGGCATGAGCGAGGCTCTGGCCAAAACTCGCGCCAAACTCGTCTATATCTCGAATCTCGTCACCAAACCCGGCCAAACCGATGGCTTCAAAGTCGACGATTACGTCCGCGAGATCGAGCGTTTTATCGGCTCCAAAACCGTCGACTATGTCATTTACAACAGCCACAAACCCAGCGACGAATTGCTCCGCCGCTACGCCAAAGCCGGCGAGTTTGCGGTCGAATTCGACCCCGAAGCCTTCAAGAAACACCACGCCCAGGCCATCGGCGAAGACCTCGTATCGGCCGCCATACCACAGCTCAAACCCTCCGAGCAGCTCATCCCGCGCACGCTCATTCGCCATGATTCCGACAAAGTCGCCCGGCTCATAATGCGAGTCTACTTTAGCTAA
- a CDS encoding sugar phosphate nucleotidyltransferase encodes MKPTTAVIMAAGLGTRMLPVTAAVQKEMLPILNRPVIDYTVADLVAAGITRILFITRAGQTGLKDYYQGNPPYIAALKRLGKTEVAKSLAAIHAQARFEFIEQSEDAGYGTAVPLITALPHLDPSETIIYCSGDDFVWRADAKSEMTDFVTAYTAGDAEGALMVTTVPASELTRYGVLATNEQGSRHYLTSIADQPQPSQAPSRQANISKYILTPQLQRYATATTPNPNGELSITDALTSAATTHKILVHPISGTYLDTGTPAAWLGANRIVADSVLTKS; translated from the coding sequence ATGAAACCCACCACCGCTGTCATCATGGCCGCCGGGCTCGGCACCCGCATGCTGCCGGTCACTGCCGCCGTCCAGAAGGAAATGCTGCCTATTCTCAACCGGCCGGTGATCGACTACACCGTAGCCGATCTGGTAGCTGCCGGCATCACCCGCATTCTCTTCATCACCCGCGCCGGCCAAACCGGACTCAAAGACTACTACCAAGGCAACCCGCCCTACATCGCCGCCCTCAAGCGACTTGGCAAAACCGAAGTCGCCAAAAGCCTGGCCGCCATCCATGCCCAAGCGCGGTTTGAATTCATCGAGCAGTCCGAAGACGCCGGCTACGGTACCGCCGTCCCGCTCATCACCGCGCTCCCACACCTCGATCCCTCCGAGACCATCATCTACTGCAGCGGGGATGATTTCGTCTGGCGCGCCGATGCCAAGTCCGAAATGACCGATTTCGTCACCGCCTATACCGCCGGCGATGCCGAGGGCGCGCTCATGGTCACTACCGTCCCCGCCTCCGAGCTCACTCGCTACGGCGTCCTGGCCACCAACGAGCAGGGGAGCCGGCACTACCTCACGAGCATTGCCGACCAACCTCAACCCAGCCAAGCCCCGTCGCGTCAAGCCAATATCTCCAAATACATCCTGACGCCCCAGCTCCAACGCTACGCCACCGCCACCACACCCAACCCCAACGGCGAGCTCTCCATTACCGACGCCTTAACGAGCGCTGCCACCACACACAAAATCCTCGTCCACCCCATCAGCGGCACGTATCTCGACACCGGTACGCCCGCCGCGTGGCTTGGGGCCAACCGCATCGTCGCAGACAGCGTGCTTACCAAAAGCTAA
- a CDS encoding sigma factor-like helix-turn-helix DNA-binding protein, giving the protein MTNSVTTKSNITYDYKSAVEQILKELRRDRDRQIIARRFGFGLARRQTLEKIGSDFEITRERVRQIEKAAIAKMRTSDAAEIATGSELLRAITADQGGIVPTADVAEMLGAPETDVPYLVFLALLSPSVDLIEDNDDTRQAAGLAGIYSPSQVNQLLTEIAKTVKDHAKPITLAKLKIKLPSELDSRTLEQLMRISKRLAYFDGKWGLITWPEVNPKSIRDKTYLVLSRHGRPLHFSEIAKHVRGLGATKRNVTIQAVHNELIKDVRFILIGRGIYALAEWGYTPGTVAEIIASVLREEQPLHKDEIVRRVLLKRQVKTTTIILNLQEKDQFQRTAKATYKLND; this is encoded by the coding sequence ATGACAAATTCCGTTACCACCAAATCGAATATCACCTACGATTACAAATCGGCCGTTGAGCAAATCCTCAAGGAACTCCGGCGCGACCGTGACCGGCAAATCATTGCCCGCCGGTTTGGCTTTGGTTTGGCGCGCCGCCAAACGCTCGAGAAAATCGGCAGCGACTTCGAGATCACCCGCGAACGCGTCCGCCAGATCGAGAAAGCCGCCATTGCCAAAATGCGCACCAGCGACGCCGCCGAAATCGCCACGGGTAGCGAACTCTTGCGCGCCATCACCGCCGATCAGGGCGGAATCGTGCCCACCGCCGACGTTGCCGAAATGCTCGGCGCCCCCGAAACCGACGTACCATATCTCGTTTTTCTAGCCCTCCTGTCGCCCAGCGTTGACCTCATCGAAGACAACGACGATACCCGTCAAGCCGCCGGCCTCGCCGGTATCTATTCGCCGTCGCAAGTCAACCAGTTGCTCACCGAAATCGCCAAAACCGTCAAAGACCACGCCAAACCGATCACGCTTGCCAAGCTCAAGATCAAACTCCCTTCCGAGCTCGATAGCCGCACCCTCGAGCAGCTCATGCGCATCTCCAAGCGCCTAGCCTACTTCGACGGCAAATGGGGCCTCATCACCTGGCCCGAGGTCAACCCCAAGAGCATCCGCGACAAAACCTACCTGGTGCTGTCGCGCCACGGCCGGCCGCTGCACTTCTCGGAGATCGCCAAGCACGTCCGCGGCCTCGGCGCCACCAAGCGCAACGTCACCATCCAAGCCGTGCACAACGAGCTCATCAAAGACGTCCGATTCATTCTCATCGGCCGCGGTATTTACGCGCTCGCCGAATGGGGCTACACCCCCGGCACCGTCGCCGAAATCATCGCCAGCGTCTTGCGCGAAGAGCAGCCGCTCCACAAAGACGAAATCGTGCGCCGCGTCTTACTCAAACGCCAGGTCAAAACCACCACCATCATCCTCAACCTGCAAGAAAAAGACCAGTTCCAGCGCACCGCCAAAGCCACCTACAAGCTCAACGACTAG
- a CDS encoding type IV secretion system DNA-binding domain-containing protein, which yields MNISTLLSPITAIFQIIGLVLFHFYGWVVVVAILGYLLLQNRRKTKWINTTENILLLVEVPKDNEKKELSAEQMFASLHGILRPKSELTREGSVQEHVSFEIVARRNSIQFYVWTPRHLKDFVESQIYAQYPTVQIKEGPQDYAAADIAGRTIYGTELGLTKDTHLPIKTFASFEVDPLAGITGVLAKLEQTGEEVWIQILARPVDDAWQDQGKSYVENVKAGGAKGGLGSLFKNSLLELPSYIVSNFFGALFAPPSSKEKAAPGKVELGTGQQAVIKAVEEKITKLGYEVKIRIAYLGPDDASARQRLQAIVGGFKQFNTTNLNGFTNARMYNSPEFIGDYQARLFFDTGYILNIEELASLYHLPHKSVETPNMVWTTAKTSEPPSNIPVEGIGEAGDLSLFGLTNFRGRHLKFGIKRKDRGRHMYIIGQTGAGKSFLLQLLTLSDIYHDVGFAIVDPHGDYATDIMKYIPEHRLNDVIYLNPADREFPMAFNPMEITDPAMKDHISSELVGVLKRMFESWGPRLEYILRYTILALLDHPDSTMLDIPRMLNEKDFRKEVIRSVQDPVVKSFWVTEFASWNEKFASEAVAPVLNKVGAFVANPLVRNIIGQKKSAFNIRQIMDEGKILLVNLSRGQVGEDNAAILGALMVTKIQLAAMSRADMPLEDRRPFYLYVDEFQNFATDSFAVILSEARKYGLNLTVANQYVSQMPEVVRDAVFGNVGTMVSFRIGPSDSTVLGKYFEPVFEAIDLTKLHNQNIFISMIIDGEKAPPFSAATLRMPDPENDLTPTIIQMTRDRLASARAVVEADIRTRTAGGHDEGNRAVGAPDQKPNKDLLNALKNPTPPPGSPRTGEQGSARRTEPPRHDNRGGNRPSGGGGGGGGLSSRPVSQDVPYRPAERREPAIHQAAAPITAAPPAPPPAQPPAGSLEPGQPINLR from the coding sequence ATGAACATTTCTACACTCCTAAGCCCCATCACGGCCATTTTTCAGATTATCGGCCTGGTGCTGTTTCATTTCTACGGTTGGGTCGTGGTGGTCGCGATCCTGGGCTATCTGTTGCTGCAAAACCGCCGCAAAACCAAGTGGATCAACACCACCGAAAACATCCTCTTGCTCGTGGAGGTCCCCAAAGACAACGAGAAAAAAGAGCTCTCAGCCGAGCAGATGTTCGCCTCACTCCATGGCATTTTGCGCCCCAAATCCGAACTAACCCGTGAAGGCTCCGTCCAGGAGCATGTTTCGTTCGAGATCGTCGCCCGGCGCAACTCGATCCAATTCTATGTCTGGACCCCTCGCCATCTCAAAGATTTTGTCGAAAGCCAGATCTACGCCCAATATCCCACGGTGCAGATCAAAGAAGGCCCCCAAGACTACGCCGCGGCCGATATCGCCGGCCGTACCATCTACGGCACCGAGCTCGGCCTCACCAAAGATACCCATCTGCCCATCAAAACCTTCGCCTCATTCGAGGTCGACCCGCTGGCCGGCATCACGGGCGTGCTCGCCAAACTCGAGCAAACGGGGGAGGAGGTGTGGATTCAAATTCTAGCCCGCCCCGTCGACGACGCCTGGCAAGATCAGGGCAAATCCTACGTCGAAAACGTCAAAGCCGGCGGGGCCAAGGGCGGCCTCGGCTCACTATTCAAAAATAGCCTCCTCGAGCTCCCGTCCTATATCGTCAGCAATTTCTTTGGCGCACTGTTTGCGCCCCCCAGCTCCAAAGAAAAAGCCGCTCCCGGCAAAGTCGAGCTCGGCACCGGCCAACAAGCCGTCATCAAGGCGGTCGAAGAAAAAATCACCAAGCTCGGCTACGAGGTCAAAATCCGCATCGCCTACCTTGGTCCCGACGACGCCTCGGCTCGCCAGCGCCTCCAGGCCATCGTGGGCGGCTTCAAGCAATTCAACACCACCAACCTCAACGGCTTCACCAACGCCAGGATGTACAACTCACCCGAGTTCATCGGCGATTACCAAGCCCGGCTGTTTTTCGACACCGGCTATATCCTCAACATCGAGGAACTCGCTTCGCTCTACCACTTGCCCCACAAATCCGTCGAGACGCCCAATATGGTCTGGACCACCGCCAAAACCAGCGAACCACCCTCAAACATCCCGGTCGAAGGCATTGGCGAAGCCGGCGATCTGAGCCTGTTTGGCCTCACCAACTTCCGCGGCCGTCACCTCAAATTCGGCATCAAGCGCAAAGACCGCGGCCGGCACATGTACATCATTGGCCAAACCGGGGCAGGAAAGTCGTTTCTGCTACAGCTCCTCACGCTGTCCGACATCTACCACGACGTCGGCTTTGCCATCGTCGACCCGCACGGCGACTACGCCACCGACATCATGAAGTACATCCCCGAACACCGTCTCAACGACGTCATCTACCTCAACCCGGCCGACCGCGAATTTCCCATGGCCTTCAACCCCATGGAAATCACCGACCCCGCCATGAAAGACCACATCAGCTCCGAACTCGTGGGTGTACTCAAGCGCATGTTTGAGAGCTGGGGACCACGGCTCGAATACATCTTGCGCTACACCATCCTGGCCCTCCTCGACCACCCCGACTCCACCATGCTCGACATTCCCCGCATGCTCAATGAGAAAGACTTCCGCAAAGAAGTCATCCGCAGCGTCCAAGACCCGGTCGTGAAAAGCTTCTGGGTCACAGAATTTGCCTCCTGGAACGAAAAATTCGCCTCCGAAGCCGTCGCTCCGGTACTCAATAAGGTCGGCGCGTTCGTAGCCAACCCCCTCGTGCGCAACATCATCGGTCAAAAAAAGAGCGCCTTCAACATCCGGCAAATTATGGATGAAGGCAAAATCCTGCTCGTAAACCTCAGCCGCGGTCAGGTCGGTGAAGACAACGCCGCCATTCTGGGCGCGCTCATGGTCACCAAAATCCAGCTGGCCGCCATGTCCCGCGCCGACATGCCGCTCGAAGACCGCCGGCCGTTTTACCTCTACGTCGATGAGTTCCAAAACTTCGCCACCGACTCGTTCGCCGTCATCCTCTCCGAGGCGCGCAAGTACGGCCTCAATCTCACCGTCGCCAACCAATACGTGTCCCAAATGCCCGAGGTCGTGCGCGACGCCGTCTTCGGCAACGTCGGCACCATGGTGAGCTTCCGCATCGGTCCCAGCGACTCCACCGTGCTCGGCAAATACTTCGAGCCCGTCTTCGAAGCTATCGACCTCACCAAGCTCCACAACCAAAATATCTTCATCTCCATGATCATCGACGGCGAAAAAGCCCCACCGTTTTCCGCCGCCACCCTGCGCATGCCCGATCCCGAAAACGACCTCACGCCCACCATCATCCAGATGACCCGCGACCGACTCGCCTCGGCGCGCGCCGTCGTGGAAGCCGACATCCGGACTCGTACCGCCGGGGGACACGACGAAGGCAACCGGGCTGTCGGCGCTCCCGATCAAAAACCGAACAAAGATCTTCTCAACGCCCTCAAGAATCCCACCCCGCCACCCGGCAGCCCGCGGACAGGGGAGCAGGGGAGTGCGCGCCGAACCGAACCGCCACGCCACGACAACCGCGGCGGAAACCGGCCCAGCGGTGGCGGAGGAGGCGGCGGGGGACTCAGCAGCCGACCCGTCAGCCAGGATGTCCCCTACCGTCCCGCCGAGCGACGCGAGCCGGCGATCCACCAGGCCGCCGCGCCCATTACAGCCGCCCCACCCGCGCCGCCGCCCGCCCAGCCCCCCGCAGGCAGCCTGGAGCCCGGCCAACCCATCAATTTGCGCTAA
- a CDS encoding cell division protein FtsQ/DivIB — protein MNERRVRVSGRQVYGRAAPLARPSRRRGVKPPGLGPLQRRLLVLLGLVIAAGWGIGQLFALTVVKVEAPVRKAEIESEVRKLVASRWQWGNLLTFDDGAFVSKLQQDDPLLRSVSVRRRWLHTIVVTATLKQPSLGWSTGNQTYVLDRDGTVIGTVVGAPAFPVVYDGSNLPVQVGQKAVSAHFVAFAGQVVPALAATGIQVARLDIKDTTLDLAATTNKGYRLLFDTGREVPEELADLQAVQRLLVAQKRTPAEYIDLRIAGKAYYK, from the coding sequence ATGAATGAGCGACGGGTGAGGGTATCAGGGCGGCAGGTGTATGGCCGGGCGGCGCCGTTGGCTCGGCCGTCGCGCAGGAGGGGAGTGAAGCCGCCGGGGCTGGGCCCATTGCAGCGGCGACTCCTGGTGCTGCTGGGGCTAGTGATCGCGGCCGGGTGGGGGATAGGGCAGTTGTTTGCGCTGACCGTCGTGAAGGTGGAAGCGCCGGTGCGCAAGGCTGAAATTGAATCTGAGGTGCGCAAACTGGTGGCGAGTAGGTGGCAGTGGGGGAACCTGCTGACGTTTGACGATGGGGCCTTCGTGTCAAAATTACAACAAGATGATCCGTTGCTGCGGAGTGTGTCGGTGCGGCGGCGCTGGCTGCATACGATCGTGGTGACGGCGACGCTGAAGCAGCCAAGCCTCGGCTGGAGTACGGGTAATCAGACCTATGTGCTCGATCGTGACGGTACGGTGATTGGTACGGTCGTCGGTGCGCCGGCTTTCCCGGTGGTGTACGACGGCAGCAACTTGCCGGTGCAGGTGGGCCAAAAAGCGGTGTCGGCGCACTTCGTGGCGTTTGCCGGGCAGGTGGTGCCGGCGTTGGCGGCGACGGGGATACAGGTAGCGCGGCTTGATATTAAGGATACGACGCTGGATCTGGCGGCGACGACGAACAAGGGGTATCGCTTGTTGTTTGATACGGGGAGGGAGGTACCTGAGGAGCTGGCCGATCTGCAGGCGGTGCAGCGGCTGCTGGTGGCCCAGAAGCGTACTCCGGCGGAATACATTGACCTGCGCATCGCGGGCAAAGCGTACTATAAATGA
- a CDS encoding UDP-N-acetylglucosamine--N-acetylmuramyl-(pentapeptide) pyrophosphoryl-undecaprenol N-acetylglucosamine transferase translates to MPTLATSDALKSLDSALDLLYVGQAGGMEAKIVAAAGLAFAPIAAGKFRRNHFDSGMAKIFNVATLGPNARDSLKTVQGVGQSLRILRSFKPDVVFLKGGFVCLPVGIAAKMLGIPFVIHESDATPGLTNRVLSRWATKIAVGFPAKSYRLFEPAKVVYVGNPVRSDIAGVHRLEGIAHFKLTESLPVVLVTGGSQGAAQINNVVLAALPELLAKYQLIHQAGEGEIGRINFELSRRRKEPHMDRYHPYGFLMADMGLALAAADLVIGRAGVNTINDSAALGKPTILIPNYEMAGHQVENARVLSRQGAVRVLDGARLTAGGLVAEIDHILGDEAEQTRLSAAIGAFSRPTAAADLARLVLQVGQQVGSSKQKPNTESRA, encoded by the coding sequence TTGCCGACACTGGCAACCAGCGACGCGTTAAAGTCGCTCGATAGCGCTCTCGACCTGCTCTACGTGGGTCAGGCAGGCGGTATGGAGGCCAAGATTGTGGCGGCGGCGGGTTTGGCGTTTGCGCCGATCGCGGCGGGCAAATTTCGGCGCAATCATTTTGATTCGGGGATGGCCAAAATCTTCAACGTGGCGACGCTGGGGCCGAATGCGCGTGACAGCCTCAAGACTGTGCAGGGAGTGGGGCAATCGCTGCGGATTTTGCGGAGTTTTAAGCCGGATGTGGTGTTCTTGAAGGGCGGGTTTGTGTGCCTGCCGGTGGGGATCGCGGCCAAGATGCTGGGCATTCCGTTTGTGATTCACGAATCAGACGCGACGCCCGGGCTGACCAACCGGGTGCTGAGCCGGTGGGCTACCAAAATTGCGGTGGGTTTTCCGGCCAAGAGCTACCGGCTGTTTGAGCCAGCCAAGGTGGTGTACGTAGGCAATCCGGTGCGGTCGGATATTGCGGGGGTGCACCGGCTGGAGGGCATCGCGCACTTCAAATTGACGGAATCGTTGCCCGTGGTGCTGGTGACGGGTGGTTCGCAGGGAGCGGCGCAGATCAACAACGTGGTCCTGGCGGCTCTGCCGGAATTGCTGGCCAAGTACCAACTTATTCACCAAGCCGGCGAGGGTGAAATTGGACGGATTAATTTTGAATTGAGCCGGCGGCGCAAAGAGCCGCATATGGACCGGTATCATCCTTATGGTTTTCTGATGGCAGATATGGGGTTGGCGCTGGCGGCGGCAGACCTCGTGATCGGCCGAGCGGGGGTAAATACGATCAATGATTCGGCAGCGCTGGGTAAGCCAACGATTTTGATTCCGAATTATGAGATGGCGGGGCACCAGGTGGAGAATGCGCGGGTTTTGAGCCGGCAAGGGGCGGTGCGAGTGCTTGATGGGGCGCGCTTGACGGCCGGTGGTTTGGTGGCAGAGATTGATCACATTTTGGGCGATGAAGCCGAGCAGACGCGGCTGTCGGCGGCGATCGGCGCGTTTTCGCGGCCCACGGCGGCGGCGGATTTGGCTCGGTTGGTTTTGCAGGTGGGGCAGCAGGTTGGCTCGAGCAAACAAAAACCGAACACGGAGTCTCGGGCATGA